From a single Dendropsophus ebraccatus isolate aDenEbr1 chromosome 8, aDenEbr1.pat, whole genome shotgun sequence genomic region:
- the LOC138799589 gene encoding oocyte zinc finger protein XlCOF6-like, translating into MTSNTEKDCTAQHINEDHANNSDKDSTQYSKGPSLQKPYSCQECGKCFSRKATLIKHQNIHKNSSFPYPECGNSFSNEAPQKTYKVEKTFSCSECLKCFSTKQNLVNHEKTHTGEKPFSCSECGKCFSSKGTLVNHGKTHTGEKPFSCSGCGKCFSTKQNLVNHEKIHTGEKPFSCSECGTCFSSKGTLVKHEKSHTGERPFSCSECGKCFSNKGTLGKHEKTHTGERPFSCSECGKCFLFKEILVKHEKTHTGERPFSCSECGKSFIQKSNLERHHRTHTGVKPYLCNICGKGCSQKADLVKHQMTHTGQKPFSCQECGQCFSQKSSLITHQNSHKNSSFPSPECGNSFSNEAPLIAHQKTYKVEKTFSCSECGKCFSSKETLVKHKKTHTGKMPFSCSECGKCFSSKGTLVKHEKTHTGEKPFSCSECGKSFTQKINLERHHRIHTGVKPYLCNICGKGCSQKSGLVKHQITHTGEKPFSSQECGQCFSQKTTLIKHQNIHKSSSLP; encoded by the coding sequence ATGACCAGCAACACAGAGAAAGATTGTACTGCTCAACATATAAATGAAGACCATGCCAATAACTCAGATAAAGACTCCACTCAATACAGCAAAGGCCCATCATTGCAGAAGCCATATTCCTGTcaagaatgtgggaagtgtttctcACGGAAAGCAACTCTTATTAAACATCAGAACATTCACAAGAATTCGTCATTTCCTTATCCAGAATGTGGAAATTCTTTCTCAAATGAAGCACCTCAGAAAACTTACAAAGTGGAAAaaacattttcatgttcagaatgtttgAAATGTTTCTCGACTAAACAAAATCTTGTTAACCAtgaaaaaactcacacaggggaaaagccattttcatgttcagaatgtggaaaatgcttcTCGAGTAAAGGAACTCTTGTTAATCATggaaaaactcacacaggggaaaagccattttcatgttcaggatgtgggaaatgtttctcgACTAAACAAAATCTTGTTAATCatgaaaaaattcacacaggggaaaagccattttcatgttcagaatgtgggacaTGTTTTTCGAGTAAAGGGACTCTTGTTAAACATGAAAAAAGTCACACAGGGGAaagaccattttcatgttcagaatgtggaaaatgtttctcAAATAAAGGAACTCTTGGTAAACAtgaaaaaactcacacaggggaaaggccattttcatgttcagaatgtggaaaatgtttcttGTTTAAAGAAATTCTTGTTAAACATGAAAAAACCCATACAGGGGaaaggccattttcatgttcagaatgtggcaaaagttttattcagaaatcaaaTCTTGAAAGACATcatagaactcacacaggggtgaagccatATTTATGTAATATATGTGGAAAAGGTTGTTCTCAGAAAGCTGATCTTGTCAAACATCAGATGACTCACACAGGGCAGAAGCCATTTTCCTGTCAAGAATGTGGGCAGTGTTTCTCACAGAAATCGTCTCTTATTACACATCAGAACAGTCACAAGAATTCATCATTTCCATCTCCAGAATGTGGAAATTCTTTCTCAAATGAAGCACCTCTTATTGCACATCAGAAAACTTACAAAGTGGAAAaaacattttcatgttcagaatgtgggaaatgtttctcgAGTAAAGAAACTcttgttaaacataaaaaaactcacacagggaaaatgccattttcatgttcagaatgtgggaaatgtttctcgAGTAAAGGAACTCTTGTTAAACAtgaaaaaactcacacaggggaaaagccattttcatgttcagaatgtggcaaaagTTTTACTCAGAAAATAAATCTTGAAAGACATcatagaattcacacaggggtgaagccatATTTATGTAATATATGTGGAAAAGGTTGTTCTCAGAAATCTGGTCTTGTCAAACATCAgataactcacacaggggagaagccattttcctcTCAAGAATGCGGGCAGTGTTTCTCACAGAAAACAACGCTTATTAAACATCAGAACATTCACAAGAGTTCGTCATTACCATAG